Part of the Planctomycetia bacterium genome, AAGATTACGAGCGGGGTCCAAGTTTGTACTCCGCCGCCGCTCGATGCAAGAGCCTGAAATGGGCCCAGCGATGTAGTAAACCGCTTGCGCCAAACGAAAAGCGGCGATTTCACACCCCGCCGGCATCGATGCCGTTGCTCGCCTGGGGCACCGTCGCAACCCCGCCGGTTCAGACTCCGGCTAAGCCCCGCTCCGCGGCCCAAGCTTTGATGGCATCGTCGTCGACGCGATCGAGCCGGTTGTATTGCGGATGCCGGCCTTCCTTATACGGACTGTTGCGTGCCGCGTTGTAAGCGCAGATCAACGACCAGCGCGGATCCGGCGACGTGTTTTGATCGCTGCGATGCAGCAAGTTGCCGTGAAAGAAGAGGGCGTCGCCCGGTTCGGCCTCGATGTATTCGAGCGGAAAAAGTTTCATCGCTTCGTCGATCCGCTCTTGCTCGACTCCGACTTGGTCGCCGGTCTTGCCATGGTCAAGACGCCCCATCCGGTGCGAGCCGCGAAGCACTTGCAGACAGCCGTTGGCCCGCGTGGCCCGATCGACGGCGATCAGACAACTCGCCATATAAGGGAACAAGCAGCCGTTGTTGTACCAATAGCCGTAGTCTTGGTGCCACTCCCAGGCCCCGCCGACGCGCGGCTCTTTGAGCATCATCTTGAAGTGATACAGATACACTTCGCCGCCGAGCACGCGCTCCATCGGGTCGACGATCCGGCGCGACTTCGCGAACACGCTATAGAGATCATCGCCGGCATGATTGTAGAGTGCGAGTTTCGTGACTTGGCCCGTCGAGTCGCGCCGGCCGTAAGCATCGCCGCGCAGCCGCTCGTCGTTGCGGCCGTAGTTTAAGAGGAGCCGCATCTCTTCCGGATCGAACAAGCCCGACACGCGCAGATAGCCCTGCTCTTCCCAAGCGGCGAGTTCGGCGGCGTTCGACGGACTGGTCATTTTCGCTCCGCAAGCAATCGTCGTTTTCGGCGGGTCGTTTTTCGGCAAGAGAAGTCGCGGCCTTATCATATCAGTATGAATATAAACTGATCTACTTGCAAGGCGTTTTGCATCTGGGCTCCACGCCCTTGGACGCTAAAATCGAAGCCGCATCGTCGTCCGACTTTGCCTATTGAGCACTCTCCCCATCACAGCTTCCCTCGCCGAGATTCCGAACCATGAAAGCCGCCTTCATCCGTGAAACCGGTGCTCCGACCAATATCCAATACGCCGATCTTCCCACACCCGAGCCGCGCGGCAGCGAAGTTCTCGTGCGCGTCGGGGCCGTCGCCGTCAACCCGATCGACACCTACATTCGAGCCGGCGGCATCAAGATGAATTTACCGTTGCCGTTCGTCATCGGTGCCGATCTCGCCGGCACGGTCGAACGGGTCGGTCCCGACGCAAAACGCTTCAAGCCGGGCGATCGCGTGTGGGGGAGCAATCAAGGGATGTTCGGCCGACAAGGGACGTTCGCCGAGTTCGCCGCCGTCGAGGAAGGCTGGCTCTATTCCACACCGGCCGGCGTCGACGACACGACGGCCGCAGCCGCCGCGCTCGTCAGCATCACGGCGAACATCGGCTTGCACCGCGCCGCGCTCAAGCCCGGCGATACGATCTTCGTCAACGGCGGTTCCGGCGGCGTGGGATCGACCGTGGTGCAGATGGCAAAAGCGCTCGGAGCCCGTGTGGCCGCCGTCGCCGGGAGCGATGAGAAAGTCGCGGCTTGCAAGTCGCTCGGCGCCGACGTTGCCTGGAACTACAAGACCGACGACGTCGACGCACGGCTCGCGGAGTTCGCGCCCGGCGGCGTGAACATCTGGTGGGAGACGCTGCGCGAGGCCGACTTCGATCGCGCGGTGGGCAAGCTGGCGATGAACGGCCGGATGGTGCTGATGGCAGGTCGCGATGCGCGGCCAGTCTTCCCCGTCGGACAGTTCTATACGAAGAACCTCACGCTCGTCGGCTTCGCGATCTTCAACTCGCCACCGGACGAACAACGTAGGTCGGCCGAAGAGGTCAATCGCCTGCTTCAAGCCGGCACCCTCAAGCCGCACATCGGCCGCACGCTGAAACTCGCCGAAGCCGCCGCCGCCCATCAACTGCAACAAGAAAACACGCTGGAGAAAAAAGGGACGTTGAGCGGGAAAATCGTGCTGGTGCCGTAAGCTATTGCGCCGCGGCGATCTTTTTTTGCCGCATTGTCGAATTCCGTCTGCGGCGTTCGACTATCCGTAGATCGTCCCCTGATTTTCTTGCTTATGCGGAGGTTCTTACGATGAGCGTTAGCCATAATCCCGTCGGTTGGTTCGAGATTCCCGTTGCCGATATGGATCGGGCCGTGAAATTTTATACGCAGGCCCTTGGGTTCGAGCTACGCGTGCAGGACATGTTCGGCGCGAAGATGGCCTTCTTCCCGATGGGCGACTGCACTTC contains:
- a CDS encoding NADPH:quinone reductase is translated as MKAAFIRETGAPTNIQYADLPTPEPRGSEVLVRVGAVAVNPIDTYIRAGGIKMNLPLPFVIGADLAGTVERVGPDAKRFKPGDRVWGSNQGMFGRQGTFAEFAAVEEGWLYSTPAGVDDTTAAAAALVSITANIGLHRAALKPGDTIFVNGGSGGVGSTVVQMAKALGARVAAVAGSDEKVAACKSLGADVAWNYKTDDVDARLAEFAPGGVNIWWETLREADFDRAVGKLAMNGRMVLMAGRDARPVFPVGQFYTKNLTLVGFAIFNSPPDEQRRSAEEVNRLLQAGTLKPHIGRTLKLAEAAAAHQLQQENTLEKKGTLSGKIVLVP
- a CDS encoding phytanoyl-CoA dioxygenase family protein; translation: MTSPSNAAELAAWEEQGYLRVSGLFDPEEMRLLLNYGRNDERLRGDAYGRRDSTGQVTKLALYNHAGDDLYSVFAKSRRIVDPMERVLGGEVYLYHFKMMLKEPRVGGAWEWHQDYGYWYNNGCLFPYMASCLIAVDRATRANGCLQVLRGSHRMGRLDHGKTGDQVGVEQERIDEAMKLFPLEYIEAEPGDALFFHGNLLHRSDQNTSPDPRWSLICAYNAARNSPYKEGRHPQYNRLDRVDDDAIKAWAAERGLAGV